Proteins from a genomic interval of Treponema brennaborense DSM 12168:
- a CDS encoding tRNA 2-thiouridine(34) synthase MnmA: protein MRFTDLPLPEPGTTVAVGMSGGVDSTLVAILLKERGCNVIGVTMSSWNDDMPLPHSADGVRSSCYGPDEQVDIAQCESFCKEHDIEYHVIDVRETYRKEVLDYFKAEYRAGRTPNPCIRCNPRVKFGALLEGITALGIRFDYFCTGHYARLVRPETSVADLYREHVVPGFAAAPGFDAVPAEFRSAEAGVEPPSTVSAVPDTSALPVSERPVMIAYASDSTKDQTYFLCRVPSHVLEKVRFPLAGFTKKEVFAMAQERRLAAASRSESQDFVPEAYFDVIFSDKPSVPGDIVNLDGKVIGRHRGIEHYTVGQRRGLGVSSTRPLYVHSIDAVHNRVVLAENDDLLCGALLADDWVWAGNYVPALPFTGEVKIRLASKPVEAVVEPYAGVHTTACAAGTGDSDAARDSDAAREPSGVFKITFKNPQRAVAPGQSAVVYLNGVIVGGGIISRGI from the coding sequence GTGAGATTTACAGATTTACCATTACCCGAACCCGGAACGACCGTCGCGGTCGGCATGTCCGGCGGGGTTGATTCGACTTTGGTTGCGATATTGCTCAAAGAACGCGGCTGCAACGTGATCGGCGTTACGATGTCGAGTTGGAACGACGACATGCCGTTGCCTCATTCGGCGGACGGCGTCCGTTCGTCGTGCTACGGTCCCGACGAACAGGTCGATATAGCGCAGTGCGAGTCTTTTTGCAAAGAACACGATATCGAATATCACGTTATCGACGTGCGCGAAACGTACCGGAAAGAAGTTCTCGATTATTTTAAGGCCGAATATCGTGCCGGGCGCACGCCTAATCCGTGTATCCGCTGCAATCCGCGGGTCAAATTCGGCGCGCTGCTTGAAGGCATCACTGCGCTCGGTATCCGGTTCGACTATTTCTGCACCGGTCATTACGCGCGCCTCGTGCGTCCGGAGACTTCCGTGGCTGATTTGTACCGCGAACATGTCGTGCCTGGCTTTGCCGCCGCGCCGGGCTTCGACGCCGTGCCGGCGGAATTCCGTTCAGCGGAAGCCGGGGTGGAACCGCCGTCGACTGTCTCCGCGGTACCGGACACTTCCGCGCTGCCCGTGTCGGAACGCCCGGTCATGATCGCGTACGCGTCCGATTCGACGAAGGATCAGACTTATTTTTTATGTCGCGTTCCGTCGCACGTTCTCGAAAAAGTGCGTTTTCCGCTCGCCGGTTTTACCAAAAAAGAAGTATTCGCAATGGCGCAGGAACGCCGTCTCGCCGCCGCGTCGCGCAGTGAAAGTCAGGACTTCGTTCCCGAAGCGTATTTCGACGTTATCTTTTCCGACAAACCGTCCGTTCCCGGTGATATCGTGAATCTGGACGGAAAAGTGATCGGCAGGCATCGCGGTATCGAACATTATACGGTGGGGCAGCGCCGCGGTTTGGGCGTCAGTTCCACTCGTCCGCTGTACGTTCATTCGATCGATGCGGTGCACAATCGGGTCGTGCTTGCCGAAAACGACGATTTGCTGTGCGGCGCGCTGCTTGCCGACGACTGGGTGTGGGCCGGAAATTACGTTCCCGCGCTGCCGTTTACCGGCGAAGTGAAAATCAGGCTCGCCTCGAAACCTGTCGAAGCGGTCGTCGAGCCGTACGCCGGCGTGCATACTACCGCGTGCGCCGCTGGTACGGGCGATTCGGATGCCGCACGAGATTCGGATGCAGCACGCGAACCGTCCGGCGTTTTCAAAATTACGTTCAAAAATCCGCAGCGGGCTGTTGCCCCCGGACAATCGGCGGTAGTATATTTAAATGGAGTAATCGTGGGAGGCGGGATCATTTCCCGGGGGATATAA